From the Brachyhypopomus gauderio isolate BG-103 chromosome 5, BGAUD_0.2, whole genome shotgun sequence genome, one window contains:
- the nrcama gene encoding neuronal cell adhesion molecule a isoform X4, whose translation MNRKRKYTLCGGAVMVLLLGHLTTALEVPLDLQQPPTITHQSPKDYIIDPRENIVIHCEAKGKPHPSFSWTRNGTHFDVDKDPKVITKPNSGTLIIDTSGEKAEVYEGVYQCTARNQHGTAVSNDIVIRQSKSPLWSKERNEPITVQVGVSLVLHCRPPAGLPPPIIFWMDNNFQRLPQNSRVSQALNGDLYFSNVLIEDTRSDYICYARFPHTQTIQQKQPITVTVLDDRPAGERAPSFMYPSGMNSTTQILRGETLELECIADGLPTPEISWDKESGELPRSRLSFLNFQKSLRISEVTEADGGEYRCMASNHLGSAYHIITVVVKAAPFWISAPRNLILAPEESGMLTCLAGGSPKPTITWSINGNSIENSPNDPRRKIEDNMVILSNVQTGSSAVYQCNASNEFGYLLANAFVSVLAEPPRLLTPPNYVYQVISNRPAMLDCASFGSPLPKISWFKDGQTLLDGEMYLVHENGTLQITAAQPKHSGKYTCVATNNQGSKENHVYLEVKEPTRILQQPEYKVVQRGAKAVFECKVTHDPTLILVMIWLKDKGELPDDDRFVVDSDSLTINNVMEQDEGTYTCIMNTTLDQDSASAMLTVVERPDPPIDLELTDQRERSVQLTWIPGDEHNSPIQVFLIQYEDSLHEPGMWNNLTEVEGTSTTVLLDLSPYVYYSFRVLALNDVGLSEPSLPSSQYRTNPAQPDENPSNVEVAGTEPDNMVISWQELTGLQSNGPGLQYKVSWRRQDVGGDWMSVTVANVSEYIVSDTPTFVPYEVTVQAENNYGPGPKPEVVLGYSGEDRPMVPPESVQMVVQNSTLAEVHWKPIPSSAVRGRMLGYKVRYWKERSLLREDSQPEDPRVLILSGNETEGHLPDLHPYSQYVISVLAFNSKGDGPPSAGQHFETPEGVPGPPAFIRITNSYLDSLTVEWGPPVDDNGRLTGYMLRYQPVNNTEELKELTFLANETSVTLENLKYSTRYMFYFNAMTIKGAGPAITTAITIMDEALIRQPAIEAGKGTEPPSHPVSPVSQSVQPPFYKARPVGPVFGSVNFSLEEDHAILNWEYSGTEKNVFVEYVSDNSKEAWKREFVNGSQTYRLKGLKAGVTYRVRVVAKDHAHVTVHSTDELLIAVPAMTSRQVDIATQGWFIGLMCAIALLILILLIVCFIKRNKGGKYPVKEKEEAHQDPEIQPMKEDDGTFGEYSDTEDHKPLKGSRSPSNGTVKKDDSDDSLVDYGEGGDGQFNEDGSFIGQYSGKKEKDTAEGNESSEAPSPVNAMNSFV comes from the exons ATGAACAGGAAGAGGAAATACACACTCTGTGGAGGAGCGGTGATGGTGCTGCTGCTGGGTCACCTGACCACTGCCTTAGAAGTGCCTCTGGACT TGCAACAACCTCCCACTATAACCCACCAGTCCCCAAAGGATTACATCATTGACCCACGGGAAAACATTGTCATCCACTGTGAAGCGAAGGGGAAGCCACATCCCAG CTTCTCATGGACGCGCAATGGTACACATTTCGATGTGGACAAAGATCCAAAGGTGATCACGAAGCCGAACTCGGGCACACTGATTATTGACACCAGCGGGGAGAAGGCTGAAGTGTATGAGGGCGTGTACCAGTGCACGGCGCGCAACCAGCACGGCACTGCCGTGTCCAACGACATCGTCATACGGCAGTCTA AGTCCCCCTTGTGGTCAAAGGAGAGAAATGAGCCAATTACAGTACAGGTGGGCGTGTCTCTGGTTCTGCACTGCAGACCCCCAGCTGGACTACCCCCACCCATCATTTTCTGGATGGACAACA ACTTCCAGAGGCTACCCCAAAACAGCCGCGTGTCTCAGGCACTGAACGGAGACCTGTACTTCTCCAACGTGCTGATAGAGGACACCAGGAGCGACTACATCTGCTACGCCCGCTTCCCCCACACGCAGACCATCCAGCAGAAGCAGCCTATCACGGTCACCGTGCTGGATG ATCGGCCAGCCGGGGAGCGCGCCCCCTCCTTTATGTATCCGTCAGGGATGAACAGCACCACCCAGATACTACGGGGAGAGACTCTGGAGCTGGAGTGTATTGCCGATGGGCT TCCGACGCCAGAAATCTCCTGGGACAAGGAGAGCGGTGAACTACCCAGAAGCCGCTTGTCCTTTTTGAACTTCCAGAAGAGTCTGAGGATCAGTGAGGTGACTGAGGCGGATGGTGGAGAGTACCGCTGCATGGCCAGCAACCACCTGGGCAGTGCTTACCACATCATCACAGTGGTGGTCAAAG CGGCTCCCTTTTGGATCAGTGCTCCGCGGAACCTCATCCTGGCCCCTGAAGAGTCAGGCATGCTCACGTGTCTGGCAGGGGGCAGCCCCAAACCCACCATCACCTGGTCCATCAATGGTAACTCCATTGAGA ACTCACCCAATGATCCCCGTCGGAAAATAGAGGACAACATGGTCATCCTCAGCAACGTGCAGACTGGATCCAGTGCAGTATACCAGTGCAATGCTTCCAATGAGTTTGGCTACCTGCTGGCCAATGCCTTTGTCAGTGTTCTCG CTGAGCCTCCGAGGCTGCTGACACCACCAAACTACGTCTACCAGGTCATCAGCAACAGGCCAGCCATGTTGGACTGTGCCTCTTTTGGGTCTCCACTACCCAAGATTTCTTG GTTCAAAGATGGCCAGACTTTATTGGATGGGGAAATGTATCTGGTGCATGAGAATGGTACTTTACAGATCACTGCAGCACAGCCAAAACACAGTGGGAAATACACATGTGTGGCTACAAATAACCAGGGTAGCAAGGAAAACCATGTCTACCTGGAAGTGAAAG AGCCCACACGAATCCTCCAACAGCCAGAGTACAAGGTGGTGCAGAGAGGAGCGAAGGCTGTGTTTGAGTGTAAGGTGACGCATGACCCAACATTGATCCTGGTCATGATCTGGCTCAAAGACAAAGGAGAGCTGCCCGATGATGATCG GTTTGTGGTGGATTCTGACAGTCTGACCATAAATAATGTGATGGAGCAGGATGAAGGCACCTACACGTGCATTATGAACACCACCCTGGATCAGGACTCAGCCAGTGCCATGCTGACAGTAGTCG AGCGACCAGACCCACCCATAGACCTGGAGCTGACCGACCAGCGAGAGCGGAGTGTGCAGCTCACCTGGATCCCTGGAGATGAACACAACAGTCCCATTCAGG TGTTCCTGATCCAGTACGAGGATTCACTCCATGAGCCAGGGATGTGGAACAACTTGACGGAGGTGGAAGGTACAAGCACCACGGTGCTGCTGGACCTCTCCCCGTACGTGTACTACTCCTTCAGGGTGCTGGCGCTCAATGACGTAGGCCTGAGCGAGCCCAGCCTTCCATCCAGCCAGTACCGCACCAACCCTGCAC AGCCTGATGAAAATCCATCAAATGTTGAGGTGGCTGGAACTGAGCCTGATAATATGGTGATCTCCTGGCAG GAGCTAACAGGACTTCAGTCCAACGGCCCTGGGCTTCAGTATAAAGTGAGCTGGAGACGGCAGGATGTAGGTGGAGACTGGATGTCAGTCACCGTGGCAAACGTCTCCGAATATATAGTGTCGGACACACCCACGTTCGTCCCATATGAGGTGACTGTGCAGGCTGAGAACAACTATGGGCCTGGCCCCAAACCAGAGGTGGTGCTTGGATACTCAGGAGAGGACC GACCCATGGTGCCTCCGGAGAGCGTGCAGATGGTGGTGCAGAACAGCACGCTGGCTGAGGTCCACTGGAAGCCCATTCCATCCTCTGCAGTCAGAGGCAGAATGCTGGGATACAAG GTGAGATATTGGAAGGAGAGGAGCCTGCTGAGGGAGGACTCCCAGCCTGAAGATCCGCGGGTGCTGATTCTCAGCGGGAATGAGACAGAAGGTCACCTCCCTGATCTGCATCCTTACAGCCAATACGTCATCAGTGTCCTGGCCTTCAACAGCAAGGGTGATGGGCCACCCAGCGCTGGCCAGCATTTTGAGACTCCAGAGGGAG TTCCTGGACCTCCTGCCTTCATCAGAATCACAAACTCATATCTGGACTCGTTGACGGTGGAGTGGGGTCCTCCTGTGGATGACAATGGTCGCCTCACTGGCTACATGCTTAGATACCAGCCTG TTAATAACACGGAGGAGCTTAAAGAGTTGACTTTCCTGGCCAATGAGACTAGCGTCACTCTTGAGAACCTCAAGTACAGCACACGTTACATGTTCTACTTTAACGCCATGACAATCAAGGGCGCAGGGCCCGCTATCACCACGGCGATCACAATCATGGATGAAG CACTGATACGGCAGCCCGCAATAGAGGCGGGTAAAG GCACTGAACCCCCTTCTCATCCAGTCTCCCCTGTCTCTCAGTCTGTGCAGCCACCATTTTACAAGG CACGTCCGGTAGGTCCAGTGTTCGGGAGTGTGAACTTTTCTCTGGAAGAGGACCATGCCATCTTAAATTGGGAATATTCTGGGACGGAAAAGAATGTGTTTGTGGAATATGTGTCAGACAACA GTAAAGAGGCCTGGAAGAGGGAGTTTGTAAACGGCTCCCAGACGTATCGGTTAAAGGGGCTAAAGGCGGGCGTGACCTATAGGGTGCGTGTGGTGGCCAAAGACCACGCCCATGTGACCGTCCACAGCACAGATGAGCTGCTAATTGCGGTTCCAG cTATGACCAGCAGACAGGTCGATATAGCCACACAAGGTTGGTTCATTGGACTAATGTGTGCCATCGCTCTGCTGATCCTCATCCTTCTCATCGTCTGCTTCATCAAGAGAAACAAAGGTGGCAAATACCCAg TGAAAGAAAAGGAGGAGGCTCACCAGGACCCAGAGATACAGCCTATGAAAGAGGATGATGGGACATTTGGAGAGTACAG TGACACAGAGGACCACAAGCCTCTGAAAGGCAGCCGGAGCCCATCCAATGGCACGGTGAAGAAGGACGACAGCGACGACAGCCTGGTAGACTATGGTGAGGGTGGCGATGGACAGTTCAACGAGGATGGTTCCTTCATCGGCCAGTACAGcggcaagaaggagaaggacACAGCTGAGGGCAATGAGAGCTCAGAGGCCCCGTCGCCAGTCAATGCCATGAACTCGTTCGTGTAA
- the nrcama gene encoding neuronal cell adhesion molecule a isoform X1, whose product MNRKRKYTLCGGAVMVLLLGHLTTALEVPLDSKFLEGLQQPPTITHQSPKDYIIDPRENIVIHCEAKGKPHPSFSWTRNGTHFDVDKDPKVITKPNSGTLIIDTSGEKAEVYEGVYQCTARNQHGTAVSNDIVIRQSKSPLWSKERNEPITVQVGVSLVLHCRPPAGLPPPIIFWMDNNFQRLPQNSRVSQALNGDLYFSNVLIEDTRSDYICYARFPHTQTIQQKQPITVTVLDDRPAGERAPSFMYPSGMNSTTQILRGETLELECIADGLPTPEISWDKESGELPRSRLSFLNFQKSLRISEVTEADGGEYRCMASNHLGSAYHIITVVVKAAPFWISAPRNLILAPEESGMLTCLAGGSPKPTITWSINGNSIENSPNDPRRKIEDNMVILSNVQTGSSAVYQCNASNEFGYLLANAFVSVLAEPPRLLTPPNYVYQVISNRPAMLDCASFGSPLPKISWFKDGQTLLDGEMYLVHENGTLQITAAQPKHSGKYTCVATNNQGSKENHVYLEVKEPTRILQQPEYKVVQRGAKAVFECKVTHDPTLILVMIWLKDKGELPDDDRFVVDSDSLTINNVMEQDEGTYTCIMNTTLDQDSASAMLTVVEATPTPPVVYERPDPPIDLELTDQRERSVQLTWIPGDEHNSPIQVFLIQYEDSLHEPGMWNNLTEVEGTSTTVLLDLSPYVYYSFRVLALNDVGLSEPSLPSSQYRTNPAQPDENPSNVEVAGTEPDNMVISWQELTGLQSNGPGLQYKVSWRRQDVGGDWMSVTVANVSEYIVSDTPTFVPYEVTVQAENNYGPGPKPEVVLGYSGEDRPMVPPESVQMVVQNSTLAEVHWKPIPSSAVRGRMLGYKVRYWKERSLLREDSQPEDPRVLILSGNETEGHLPDLHPYSQYVISVLAFNSKGDGPPSAGQHFETPEGVPGPPAFIRITNSYLDSLTVEWGPPVDDNGRLTGYMLRYQPVNNTEELKELTFLANETSVTLENLKYSTRYMFYFNAMTIKGAGPAITTAITIMDEALIRQPAIEAGKGTEPPSHPVSPVSQSVQPPFYKARPVGPVFGSVNFSLEEDHAILNWEYSGTEKNVFVEYVSDNSKEAWKREFVNGSQTYRLKGLKAGVTYRVRVVAKDHAHVTVHSTDELLIAVPAMTSRQVDIATQGWFIGLMCAIALLILILLIVCFIKRNKGGKYPVKEKEEAHQDPEIQPMKEDDGTFGEYSDTEDHKPLKGSRSPSNGTVKKDDSDDSLVDYGEGGDGQFNEDGSFIGQYSGKKEKDTAEGNESSEAPSPVNAMNSFV is encoded by the exons ATGAACAGGAAGAGGAAATACACACTCTGTGGAGGAGCGGTGATGGTGCTGCTGCTGGGTCACCTGACCACTGCCTTAGAAGTGCCTCTGGACT CTAAGTTCTTGGAGGGAT TGCAACAACCTCCCACTATAACCCACCAGTCCCCAAAGGATTACATCATTGACCCACGGGAAAACATTGTCATCCACTGTGAAGCGAAGGGGAAGCCACATCCCAG CTTCTCATGGACGCGCAATGGTACACATTTCGATGTGGACAAAGATCCAAAGGTGATCACGAAGCCGAACTCGGGCACACTGATTATTGACACCAGCGGGGAGAAGGCTGAAGTGTATGAGGGCGTGTACCAGTGCACGGCGCGCAACCAGCACGGCACTGCCGTGTCCAACGACATCGTCATACGGCAGTCTA AGTCCCCCTTGTGGTCAAAGGAGAGAAATGAGCCAATTACAGTACAGGTGGGCGTGTCTCTGGTTCTGCACTGCAGACCCCCAGCTGGACTACCCCCACCCATCATTTTCTGGATGGACAACA ACTTCCAGAGGCTACCCCAAAACAGCCGCGTGTCTCAGGCACTGAACGGAGACCTGTACTTCTCCAACGTGCTGATAGAGGACACCAGGAGCGACTACATCTGCTACGCCCGCTTCCCCCACACGCAGACCATCCAGCAGAAGCAGCCTATCACGGTCACCGTGCTGGATG ATCGGCCAGCCGGGGAGCGCGCCCCCTCCTTTATGTATCCGTCAGGGATGAACAGCACCACCCAGATACTACGGGGAGAGACTCTGGAGCTGGAGTGTATTGCCGATGGGCT TCCGACGCCAGAAATCTCCTGGGACAAGGAGAGCGGTGAACTACCCAGAAGCCGCTTGTCCTTTTTGAACTTCCAGAAGAGTCTGAGGATCAGTGAGGTGACTGAGGCGGATGGTGGAGAGTACCGCTGCATGGCCAGCAACCACCTGGGCAGTGCTTACCACATCATCACAGTGGTGGTCAAAG CGGCTCCCTTTTGGATCAGTGCTCCGCGGAACCTCATCCTGGCCCCTGAAGAGTCAGGCATGCTCACGTGTCTGGCAGGGGGCAGCCCCAAACCCACCATCACCTGGTCCATCAATGGTAACTCCATTGAGA ACTCACCCAATGATCCCCGTCGGAAAATAGAGGACAACATGGTCATCCTCAGCAACGTGCAGACTGGATCCAGTGCAGTATACCAGTGCAATGCTTCCAATGAGTTTGGCTACCTGCTGGCCAATGCCTTTGTCAGTGTTCTCG CTGAGCCTCCGAGGCTGCTGACACCACCAAACTACGTCTACCAGGTCATCAGCAACAGGCCAGCCATGTTGGACTGTGCCTCTTTTGGGTCTCCACTACCCAAGATTTCTTG GTTCAAAGATGGCCAGACTTTATTGGATGGGGAAATGTATCTGGTGCATGAGAATGGTACTTTACAGATCACTGCAGCACAGCCAAAACACAGTGGGAAATACACATGTGTGGCTACAAATAACCAGGGTAGCAAGGAAAACCATGTCTACCTGGAAGTGAAAG AGCCCACACGAATCCTCCAACAGCCAGAGTACAAGGTGGTGCAGAGAGGAGCGAAGGCTGTGTTTGAGTGTAAGGTGACGCATGACCCAACATTGATCCTGGTCATGATCTGGCTCAAAGACAAAGGAGAGCTGCCCGATGATGATCG GTTTGTGGTGGATTCTGACAGTCTGACCATAAATAATGTGATGGAGCAGGATGAAGGCACCTACACGTGCATTATGAACACCACCCTGGATCAGGACTCAGCCAGTGCCATGCTGACAGTAGTCG AAGCCACACCAACTCCACCTGTAGTCTACG AGCGACCAGACCCACCCATAGACCTGGAGCTGACCGACCAGCGAGAGCGGAGTGTGCAGCTCACCTGGATCCCTGGAGATGAACACAACAGTCCCATTCAGG TGTTCCTGATCCAGTACGAGGATTCACTCCATGAGCCAGGGATGTGGAACAACTTGACGGAGGTGGAAGGTACAAGCACCACGGTGCTGCTGGACCTCTCCCCGTACGTGTACTACTCCTTCAGGGTGCTGGCGCTCAATGACGTAGGCCTGAGCGAGCCCAGCCTTCCATCCAGCCAGTACCGCACCAACCCTGCAC AGCCTGATGAAAATCCATCAAATGTTGAGGTGGCTGGAACTGAGCCTGATAATATGGTGATCTCCTGGCAG GAGCTAACAGGACTTCAGTCCAACGGCCCTGGGCTTCAGTATAAAGTGAGCTGGAGACGGCAGGATGTAGGTGGAGACTGGATGTCAGTCACCGTGGCAAACGTCTCCGAATATATAGTGTCGGACACACCCACGTTCGTCCCATATGAGGTGACTGTGCAGGCTGAGAACAACTATGGGCCTGGCCCCAAACCAGAGGTGGTGCTTGGATACTCAGGAGAGGACC GACCCATGGTGCCTCCGGAGAGCGTGCAGATGGTGGTGCAGAACAGCACGCTGGCTGAGGTCCACTGGAAGCCCATTCCATCCTCTGCAGTCAGAGGCAGAATGCTGGGATACAAG GTGAGATATTGGAAGGAGAGGAGCCTGCTGAGGGAGGACTCCCAGCCTGAAGATCCGCGGGTGCTGATTCTCAGCGGGAATGAGACAGAAGGTCACCTCCCTGATCTGCATCCTTACAGCCAATACGTCATCAGTGTCCTGGCCTTCAACAGCAAGGGTGATGGGCCACCCAGCGCTGGCCAGCATTTTGAGACTCCAGAGGGAG TTCCTGGACCTCCTGCCTTCATCAGAATCACAAACTCATATCTGGACTCGTTGACGGTGGAGTGGGGTCCTCCTGTGGATGACAATGGTCGCCTCACTGGCTACATGCTTAGATACCAGCCTG TTAATAACACGGAGGAGCTTAAAGAGTTGACTTTCCTGGCCAATGAGACTAGCGTCACTCTTGAGAACCTCAAGTACAGCACACGTTACATGTTCTACTTTAACGCCATGACAATCAAGGGCGCAGGGCCCGCTATCACCACGGCGATCACAATCATGGATGAAG CACTGATACGGCAGCCCGCAATAGAGGCGGGTAAAG GCACTGAACCCCCTTCTCATCCAGTCTCCCCTGTCTCTCAGTCTGTGCAGCCACCATTTTACAAGG CACGTCCGGTAGGTCCAGTGTTCGGGAGTGTGAACTTTTCTCTGGAAGAGGACCATGCCATCTTAAATTGGGAATATTCTGGGACGGAAAAGAATGTGTTTGTGGAATATGTGTCAGACAACA GTAAAGAGGCCTGGAAGAGGGAGTTTGTAAACGGCTCCCAGACGTATCGGTTAAAGGGGCTAAAGGCGGGCGTGACCTATAGGGTGCGTGTGGTGGCCAAAGACCACGCCCATGTGACCGTCCACAGCACAGATGAGCTGCTAATTGCGGTTCCAG cTATGACCAGCAGACAGGTCGATATAGCCACACAAGGTTGGTTCATTGGACTAATGTGTGCCATCGCTCTGCTGATCCTCATCCTTCTCATCGTCTGCTTCATCAAGAGAAACAAAGGTGGCAAATACCCAg TGAAAGAAAAGGAGGAGGCTCACCAGGACCCAGAGATACAGCCTATGAAAGAGGATGATGGGACATTTGGAGAGTACAG TGACACAGAGGACCACAAGCCTCTGAAAGGCAGCCGGAGCCCATCCAATGGCACGGTGAAGAAGGACGACAGCGACGACAGCCTGGTAGACTATGGTGAGGGTGGCGATGGACAGTTCAACGAGGATGGTTCCTTCATCGGCCAGTACAGcggcaagaaggagaaggacACAGCTGAGGGCAATGAGAGCTCAGAGGCCCCGTCGCCAGTCAATGCCATGAACTCGTTCGTGTAA